The proteins below come from a single Hyperolius riggenbachi isolate aHypRig1 chromosome 8, aHypRig1.pri, whole genome shotgun sequence genomic window:
- the LOC137528680 gene encoding zinc finger protein 585A-like gives MLHSAGSVSCLHDAQVPAFDDVAVYFSAEEWQSLRSEQKEIYKDVMMENFQCLRSLGSLSAKPDVISMIENGEEPCIAEEDDFKERWQKLRASPDLETASQSERCLTMHSNDLPQQSLQNDEIFPLHCSPEPPDLLQDELQSHLENGTMPCEQLNEDLTLHQMPKAFCCRECGKSFGTKVLFLRHQMAHTERKPFLCTDCGKCFAQYPYYLLHKASHKAEEPFSCSDCDLVFSQKSELVKHVRTHTERKPFSCNMCGKCFNTSSILTKHYRIHTGERPFACPMCGKCFRQKNHLEKHKVLHSEEKCHFCWECLATFSTAEELANHKLVHSRHKPFSCSECGKPFRWKSALLEHLKIHTGEKPFACSECPKTFHWKSSLVEHQRIHSIGTLFSCSECGKTFYKRANFDQHLRSHTGEKPFACTACDKRFSRKRNLKKHQMLHHSDSLFPCSECGRRFLKEAALEQHRKVHEKKKCPSQGCGRVFTYNSELRKHLRVHSGERPYACTQCEKSFSSMSILAKHLRAHSGVKSHMCPECGKWFKEKSTLATHQRTHSGEKPYSCPICDKRFSQKVHAVKHERTHNKPFPLTCADCGEYFMTELELNQHLLVHTETKPFATSDSKKAFDSSVDLKPQQKTQSKEKSMQKEKTPSQEKTFACSECGKSFMSNSHLMQHQAVHGDKKPFICSVCGKTFVRFSSLKQHEKVHQRESPFKCSDCGKVFNQKADLARHARIHSGEKPFSCSECGKCFSVRSVLQKHERVHSGEKPYSCSECDKCFSQKPHLDKHKKVHSREHPFACSECGQTYVTKAGLTRHQVIHAGDKPFSCSECGKGFNWKSSLVEHSRVHTGDKPYVCSQCGTSFAKRVALVKHQKTHTGNVNLPKNSEASEEYNEPGAESADEDSELEASLNVITVKLEDEEEGMDSSYITT, from the exons ATGCTTCATTCTGCCGGGAGCGTCTCATGTCTACACGATGCCCAG GTGCCGGCGTTTGATGACGTGGCCGTGTATTTCTCCGCAGAGGAGTGGCAGTCGCTGAGGTCTGAGCAGAAGGAGATCTACAAGGATGTGATGATGGAGAATTTCCAGTGTCTGAGGTCTCTAG GATCTCTCTCTGCAAAGCCTGACGTCATATCCATGATTGAGAATGGAGAGGAGCCCTGCATAGCCGAGGAAGATGATTTCAAAGAAAGGTGGCAGAAACTGCGTGCCTCTCCAG ATTTGGAGACAGCAAGCCAGTCTGAGCGATGTTTAACAATGCACTCTAATGATCTACCACAGCAGAGTCTTCAGAATGACGAGATATTTCCTCTCCACTGCAGTCCAGAACCTCCAGACCTCCTGCAAGATGAACTGCAATCACACTTGGAGAATGGAACAATGCCTTGCGAACAGTTAAATGAGGACCTTACACTTCACCAGATGCCAAAAGCTTTCTGTTGCCGTGAATGTGGGAAGAGTTTTGGCACCAAAGTGCTTTTTCTTCGCCACCAAATGGCACACACCGAGAGAAAACCGTTCCTTTGCACGGACTGCGGCAAATGTTTTGCTCAGTACCCGTACTATCTATTGCACAAAGCCAGCCACAAGGCAGAGGAGCCATTCTCGTGCTCGGACTGCGATTTAGTCTTCAGCCAAAAGTCTGAACTGGTGAAGCACGTGAGAACTCATACGGAGCGGAAGCCATTTTCCTGCAACATGTGCGGCAAATGTTTTAACACAAGCTCCATCCTTACTAAACACTACAGGATTCACACTGGGGAGCGTCCATTTGCCTGTCCcatgtgtggaaaatgttttaggCAAAAAAACCACCTGGAAAAACACAAAGTCCTTCATTCGGAAGAGAAGTGTCACTTCTGCTGGGAGTGTCTTGCCACTTTTTCGACAGCTGAAGAGCTCGCCAATCATAAACTTGTCCACTCGCGTCATAAGCCATTTTCCTGTTCTGAATGTGGCAAACCATTCCGGTGGAAGTCGGCCCTCTTGGAACACCTGAAaattcacactggagagaagccattcGCTTGCTCAGAGTGCCCAAAAACGTTCCATTGGAAGTCGTCGCTGGTGGAACACCAGAGAATTCACTCGATTGGCACGCTATTTTCttgttctgaatgtgggaaaactttttatAAACGGGCCAATTTCGATCAACATCTAAGGTCTCACACGGGAGAAAAGCCTTTTGCATGTACGGCCTGCGACAAACGTTTCTCACGCAAGAGGAACCTGAAGAAGCACCAGATGCTACATCATTCTGACTCGCTGTTCCCTTGTTCTGAGTGCGGAAGGCGTTTTCTTAAGGAAGCTGCCTTGGAGCAGCATCGAAAAgtacatgagaaaaaaaaatgtcccagtCAAGGGTGTGGCAGAGTTTTTACGTACAATTCAGAACTCCGGAAGCACTTGAGAGTCCATTCCGGTGAGAGGCCTTACGCTTGTACTCAGTGCGAGAAGTCTTTTAGCAGCATGTCGATACTGGCAAAGCACCTGCGCGCCCATTCAGGAGTCAAGTCCCACATGTGCCCTGAGTGTGGCAAGTGGTTTAAAGAGAAATCCACTCTGGCGACCCACCAGAGAACCCACAGTGGGGAAAAACCATACTCCTGCCCTATCTGCGACAAGCGCTTTAGCCAGAAGGTCCACGCAGTAAAACATGAGCGGACTCACAACAAGccgtttccgttaacttgtgcagATTGTGGAGAGTACTTCATGACTGAATTGGAGCTGAACCAGCACCTCCTGGTCCACACTGAAACAAAACCCTTTGCTACTTCAGATAGTAAGAAAGCTTTTGACAGCAGTGTCGACTTGAAACCGCAACAGAAAACTCAGTCCAAAGAGAAAAGTATGCAAAAGGAGAAAACTCCTTCTCAAGAGAAAACATTTGCATGCAGTGAATGCGGGAAGTCCTTTATGTCGAACTCGCATCTCATGCAGCACCAGGCCGTACATGGGGATAAGAAGCCCTTTATTTGCTCCGTTTGTGGAAAGACCTTTGTCAGGTTCTCCTCACTTAAGCAACACGAGAAGGTCCACCAAAGAGAGAGTCCTTTCAAGTGCTCAGACTGTGGGAAAGTTTTTAACCAGAAAGCCGACCTAGCCAGACACGCCAGAATTCATTCGGGAGAGAAACCTTTTTCTTGCTCTGAATGCGGAAAGTGTTTTAGCGTCCGTTCTGTACTCCAGAAGCATGAACGAGTACACTCGGGCGAGAAACCATATTCTTGCTCGGAATGTGACAAGTGCTTCAGCCAGAAGCCACATCTTGATAAGCACAAGAAGGTGCACAGCAGGGAACATCCGTTCGCTTGTTCAGAATGTGGACAGACTTACGTCACTAAGGCAGGTCTAACAAGACACCAAGTCATACATGCTGGGGATAAACCGTTTTCTTGCTCAGAATGTGGGAAGGGCTTCAACTGGAAGTCCTCTCTGGTGGAACACAGTAGGGTTCATACTGGAGATAAGCCTTATGTGTGCTCTCAGTGTGGTACCAGCTTTGCCAAGAGGGTGGCGCTGGTAAAAcaccaaaaaacacacacaggtaATGTAAACCTTCCTAAAAACTCAGAAGCCTCGGAGGAGTATAATGAGCCAGGTGCTGAAAGTGCTGATGAAGACTCTGAACTTGAGGCCTCCTTGAATGTTATCACTGTAAAACTGGAAGatgaagaggagggaatggatTCCAGTTACATCACCACTTGA